A region from the Sphingomonas flavescens genome encodes:
- a CDS encoding potassium transporter Kup — protein sequence MATLASTAALPAAGSNSFHAPSERLPKLMLGAIGVVYGDIGTSPLYAVQATLDRRYHLALDVTDLYGIVSLIFWSFISVVTIKYVLIVMRCDNRGEGGSLALYALIQRQLGALAPQRWLLIGALFATALFYADAMLTPAISVISAVEGLGVVSAAFQPYIVWIALAILISLFAIQRHGTDRVGKMFGPIMLVYFLSIAVMGVSHIIGHPQVLQALNPVYIWGFFIAHPLYSFLSLGAIVYAFTGTEALYADMGHFGRRPITMAWLYVVFPALILNYMGQAAMLIQHPEFVDNPFFHMVPPSLTIPLLVIATLATIIASQAVISGAFSVTHQAIQLGFMPRLRTLHTSSKARGQIYLPAVNWALAIMVALLVVTFQHSASMLPAYGLAVVGTMLITTLMQYVVIFRIWKRPLWQGLIGFTVFVTLDLVFLSSGLMKLFEGAWFPIIVGLIIFTLLTTWAKGRSLMRDRLQEASLPIAIFVKSTSASVHRVKGTSVFLSTSADSVPAALLHNLKHNQVLHERVLILNVQVEEVPTVTPSDRVKWHDAGHGFYQVVLHYGFMEEVDIPRDLAAIRTCGAPFNMMSTSFFLGRQKLIATKRGGMALWRERLFAWMLKSSESAMEFFKLPTNRVVELGSQLQM from the coding sequence ATGGCCACCCTAGCATCTACCGCCGCGCTGCCCGCCGCTGGATCCAATTCCTTCCATGCGCCCAGCGAGCGCCTGCCCAAATTGATGCTGGGCGCGATCGGCGTGGTCTATGGCGACATTGGCACGTCCCCGCTTTACGCGGTGCAGGCGACGCTGGACCGGCGGTATCACCTCGCGCTGGACGTGACGGACCTTTACGGGATTGTCAGCCTGATTTTCTGGTCGTTCATTTCCGTCGTGACGATTAAATATGTGCTGATCGTCATGCGATGCGACAATCGCGGTGAAGGCGGCAGCCTGGCCCTCTATGCGCTGATCCAGCGCCAGCTTGGCGCGCTTGCACCACAACGGTGGCTGCTCATCGGCGCATTGTTCGCCACGGCCTTGTTCTACGCGGATGCGATGCTCACCCCTGCAATCTCGGTCATCTCGGCCGTCGAGGGGCTCGGTGTCGTCAGCGCCGCGTTCCAGCCCTACATCGTCTGGATCGCGCTCGCGATTCTAATCAGCCTATTCGCGATCCAGCGTCACGGCACCGACCGCGTAGGCAAGATGTTCGGGCCGATCATGCTCGTCTATTTCCTGAGTATCGCGGTAATGGGCGTCAGCCACATCATCGGCCATCCCCAAGTCCTGCAGGCGCTGAACCCGGTTTATATATGGGGCTTCTTCATCGCCCACCCGCTCTACTCGTTTCTCTCGCTCGGCGCGATCGTTTACGCCTTCACCGGCACGGAGGCCCTGTATGCCGACATGGGCCATTTCGGCCGGCGCCCGATCACGATGGCATGGCTCTACGTCGTCTTCCCTGCCTTGATCCTCAATTACATGGGACAGGCGGCGATGCTGATCCAGCATCCGGAATTCGTGGATAATCCGTTTTTTCACATGGTCCCGCCGTCGCTGACCATCCCGCTGCTGGTCATCGCAACCCTCGCCACCATTATTGCCAGCCAGGCCGTCATCTCCGGCGCATTCTCCGTGACCCACCAGGCGATCCAGCTAGGCTTCATGCCCCGGCTGCGCACGCTGCACACGTCGTCGAAAGCGCGTGGCCAGATTTATCTTCCGGCCGTCAATTGGGCGCTGGCGATCATGGTCGCGCTGCTGGTGGTCACCTTCCAGCACTCGGCATCGATGCTTCCGGCTTATGGCCTCGCCGTCGTCGGAACGATGCTGATCACGACGCTTATGCAATATGTCGTGATATTCCGAATTTGGAAGCGGCCGCTGTGGCAGGGACTGATTGGGTTCACCGTCTTCGTCACGCTGGACCTGGTCTTCCTCTCTTCGGGCCTGATGAAGCTGTTTGAAGGTGCGTGGTTCCCCATCATCGTCGGCCTGATCATTTTCACGCTCCTGACGACGTGGGCAAAGGGGCGGTCGCTGATGCGGGATCGCCTGCAAGAAGCCTCCCTGCCGATTGCAATATTCGTGAAATCGACCAGCGCCTCGGTCCATCGGGTCAAGGGCACATCGGTATTCCTGTCGACTTCGGCAGACAGCGTGCCGGCCGCGCTGCTCCATAACCTGAAGCACAACCAGGTGCTTCACGAGCGGGTCTTGATCCTCAATGTTCAAGTCGAGGAAGTGCCGACGGTGACACCAAGCGATCGAGTCAAATGGCACGATGCGGGGCACGGATTTTATCAGGTCGTGCTTCACTACGGTTTCATGGAAGAAGTCGACATTCCGCGCGACCTGGCCGCCATCCGAACTTGCGGCGCACCGTTCAACATGATGAGCACCAGTTTCTTCCTCGGCCGTCAGAAGCTAATCGCGACAAAACGGGGAGGAATGGCATTATGGCGCGAGCGCCTGTTCGCCTGGATGCTGAAGAGCAGCGAGAGCGCGATGGAGTTCTTCAAGCTGCCGACCAACCGCGTCGTTGAGCTGGGCAGCCAGCTGCAGATGTGA
- a CDS encoding DUF4118 domain-containing protein translates to MIATAPPNDRQAVSALQSAEHYAGALAMVAAATLLGMVVAPRWGTSPVDMLYLPAVLAAAVLWGLGPALTAGIASALAYNFFFTEPVHTFRINRMTDVFTVVILFLVAVVTSRLAAGVRSHARLAAAHAERNATIAGFAGRLLSCRGESEIAATACAEVRRLFHCNTMLMAGLPEPAVIAADPAGNEPTPSDIAAAALAIEEGQPAGRGSTRLQPAEWLFHPVRSGSGMVAAFGIARDDGMPPIAEEQLPLLTSLLDQMALALERARLEVEARGFAAVRERDRVRASLLSSIAQDITPRLNTIGEAARQLRRAGEGDKQLISEIATETGRLDRYLTNLMDMGPEPNERPIEAGDVTIDLLQRTVVKAGEPVHLTPKEFAVLGELAKHRGRVLTHQHLLRAVWGPAQERQIEYLRVAIRSLRQKLEREPSQPTLIVNEPAVGYRLSD, encoded by the coding sequence ATGATCGCCACGGCACCACCGAACGACCGCCAGGCAGTTTCCGCACTGCAAAGCGCCGAGCATTATGCGGGCGCCCTCGCCATGGTTGCAGCAGCCACGCTGCTCGGCATGGTCGTTGCGCCGCGCTGGGGCACGTCGCCAGTGGACATGCTTTACCTGCCCGCCGTTCTTGCTGCCGCAGTGCTGTGGGGCCTGGGTCCGGCATTGACCGCCGGGATCGCTTCAGCCCTCGCCTACAACTTCTTTTTTACGGAGCCGGTTCACACCTTTCGCATCAACCGGATGACCGATGTTTTCACTGTCGTCATCCTGTTCCTCGTGGCGGTGGTGACCAGTCGCCTTGCGGCCGGCGTGCGCAGCCACGCCCGGCTGGCAGCAGCACATGCGGAACGCAACGCCACCATCGCCGGCTTTGCCGGACGGTTGCTTTCCTGTCGCGGCGAAAGCGAGATCGCGGCCACGGCCTGTGCCGAGGTGCGCCGGCTGTTTCATTGTAACACCATGCTCATGGCCGGACTGCCCGAGCCGGCGGTGATCGCCGCGGATCCCGCCGGCAATGAGCCAACGCCCAGCGATATCGCCGCCGCCGCTCTCGCCATCGAGGAGGGCCAGCCAGCGGGTCGCGGCTCGACCCGGCTGCAGCCGGCCGAATGGCTGTTCCATCCGGTGCGGTCCGGCAGCGGTATGGTGGCCGCGTTCGGCATCGCCCGCGACGACGGAATGCCGCCTATCGCGGAAGAACAATTGCCATTGCTGACCAGCTTGCTGGACCAGATGGCGCTCGCTTTGGAACGAGCGCGGCTAGAGGTCGAAGCGAGAGGCTTCGCCGCGGTGCGTGAACGCGATCGGGTGCGCGCGTCCCTGCTCTCGTCGATCGCGCAGGATATTACGCCGCGCCTCAACACAATCGGCGAAGCTGCCCGGCAATTGCGCCGCGCGGGTGAGGGTGACAAGCAACTGATCTCCGAGATCGCCACGGAGACGGGACGGCTTGACCGTTACCTCACAAACCTGATGGACATGGGGCCTGAACCGAACGAGCGCCCGATCGAAGCGGGCGACGTGACCATCGACCTGTTGCAGCGAACCGTCGTCAAGGCAGGCGAGCCGGTACATCTTACGCCGAAGGAATTCGCGGTACTCGGCGAACTGGCCAAGCATCGCGGACGCGTACTGACGCACCAGCATTTGCTGCGCGCGGTCTGGGGTCCGGCGCAGGAACGGCAGATTGAATATCTGCGCGTCGCGATCCGCTCGCTCCGGCAGAAGCTGGAGCGCGAGCCATCCCAGCCGACGCTGATCGTCAACGAGCCGGCGGTCGGTTACCGGCTCAGCGACTAG
- the galE gene encoding UDP-glucose 4-epimerase GalE has translation MSKPAVLVTGGAGYIGSHAVLALKDAGWRVAVIDDLSNGDRSVVPEGVKFFHGSIAERVLVDSIIDDLGIGAIMHFAGSIVVPESVEKPLDYYANNTVASHALMEAAVEGGIKHILFSSTAAVYGAPEVVPVVEDAPKLPINPYGASKLMTERMLEDASAAYPFNFGALRYFNVAGADPEGRSGQKGKGSTHLIKVAVEAAVGKREHVAVYGTDYPTPDGTCIRDYIHVSDLAAAHVAALEWLIANPEQNLAMNCGYGRGLSVLEVLDAVDRANGTPVERQMEPRRAGDPPQLIAGNERLLQTLDWQPKYNDIDRIVGDALTWERKLSG, from the coding sequence ATGAGCAAACCTGCAGTCCTCGTCACCGGCGGTGCCGGATACATCGGCAGTCACGCCGTTCTCGCCTTGAAAGATGCCGGCTGGCGCGTGGCGGTCATCGACGACCTGTCCAATGGAGACCGCTCGGTCGTGCCGGAGGGTGTCAAATTCTTTCATGGATCGATTGCCGAGCGCGTGCTGGTCGACAGCATCATCGACGACTTAGGCATCGGCGCCATCATGCATTTCGCGGGCTCGATCGTAGTCCCGGAATCGGTCGAAAAACCGCTCGATTACTATGCGAACAACACGGTTGCCTCGCACGCGCTGATGGAAGCGGCGGTCGAGGGCGGCATCAAGCATATCCTCTTCTCGTCGACTGCAGCGGTTTACGGCGCACCCGAAGTGGTGCCCGTGGTCGAGGACGCGCCCAAGCTGCCGATCAACCCGTACGGCGCGTCGAAGCTGATGACCGAGCGGATGCTTGAAGATGCTTCGGCGGCTTACCCGTTCAATTTCGGTGCTTTGCGCTACTTCAACGTGGCGGGCGCCGATCCGGAAGGACGCAGCGGGCAGAAGGGCAAAGGCTCGACCCACCTCATCAAGGTCGCGGTCGAGGCGGCGGTGGGCAAGCGCGAGCATGTCGCCGTCTACGGTACCGATTATCCGACGCCCGACGGCACCTGCATCCGTGATTACATCCACGTCAGCGACCTGGCTGCGGCGCACGTTGCCGCGCTTGAATGGCTGATCGCCAATCCGGAGCAAAATCTGGCGATGAACTGCGGCTACGGACGCGGCCTTTCCGTGCTTGAGGTGCTGGATGCCGTCGATCGCGCGAATGGAACGCCGGTAGAGCGGCAGATGGAACCCCGCCGGGCGGGCGACCCGCCGCAGTTGATCGCGGGCAACGAGCGGCTCCTACAAACCCTGGATTGGCAGCCAAAATACAATGATATCGATCGCATTGTCGGAGACGCGCTCACTTGGGAGCGCAAGCTCAGCGGCTGA
- a CDS encoding retropepsin-like aspartic protease family protein, with product MTEAADATSGPSSGSAEESVNRLDGSVELDRQPDGHFYADVRINGNLVRMMVDTGASGIALARDDARIAGLAPSIGMSDVVGEGADGAVRGEYVRLDRVELGPLSAENMDAVVLNGGQQSLLGQSFLSKFKTMTVEGDRMVLR from the coding sequence ATGACCGAAGCGGCGGACGCTACCTCTGGCCCGAGCAGCGGCTCCGCCGAGGAAAGTGTGAACCGCCTCGACGGCAGCGTCGAACTTGATCGCCAGCCAGACGGGCATTTCTATGCTGATGTCCGCATCAACGGGAACTTGGTTCGCATGATGGTCGACACGGGTGCTTCGGGCATCGCCTTGGCGCGTGACGATGCGCGGATTGCGGGGCTGGCGCCCTCCATCGGCATGAGCGACGTGGTCGGCGAGGGCGCGGATGGCGCAGTGCGCGGCGAGTATGTCCGGTTGGACCGCGTCGAACTTGGACCGCTCAGCGCCGAGAACATGGACGCGGTGGTGCTCAACGGCGGTCAGCAATCCCTGCTCGGCCAGAGCTTTCTGTCTAAGTTCAAGACCATGACGGTCGAAGGCGATCGCATGGTGTTGCGCTAG
- the ykgO gene encoding type B 50S ribosomal protein L36, which translates to MKIRNSLKSLKARHRDCRVIRRRGRTYVINKTNRRFKARQG; encoded by the coding sequence ATGAAGATTCGCAACAGCTTGAAGTCGCTCAAGGCGCGCCACCGGGATTGCCGTGTCATCCGTCGTCGCGGCCGCACCTACGTCATCAACAAGACGAACCGTCGCTTCAAAGCGCGCCAGGGCTAA
- a CDS encoding ABC transporter ATP-binding protein, with protein sequence MSRMTSSGIAALFHDYRSFAGPRLWLALGLMVVGAGAEAFGLLMVVPLASVAIDRGADGSMILASFGFRNGGGAGQWFAAALALFVAAMALRAIILFARDLLLARLQAEYEADLRLRAAATLAARGWPFASRVGQEGMQALLLTDVPRAAQASAYLQTIALSGAMLLAQFALAIFLSPMLALVAFGFMLAGGLLSARFAIRGVRRGFAISDSMEDSAVSGFRLHAGLKSALAQGAVGSFLREYRTSLFRAAHQYGQFARDYSLSRQAIGFGAAVVAAVLLLVGVQVLALPFPVLIASLVLFARMNAPAQLLQQSILQATAHAPSFAAIERRLGALERDPPAPVQEAAGEWARLELEDVGYHHASGRGLAPISCFLARGEWLALVGPSGAGKTTFVDLVAGLLEPSSGSISVDGKPLPAVLTEWQAGIAYTGQDGALFNDSIRGNLMPPPGSDDADLWRALENVGLAERVRAFSTGLNQSVGDRGSQLSGGERQRLVIARALLRKPRLLILDEATAALDAESESAIIERLRALDPRPAALVVAHRESTLAHCDSRLAIQHHLRLDDPAFANETTSARINVATAKGSAKE encoded by the coding sequence ATGAGCCGGATGACGAGCAGCGGCATCGCCGCGCTTTTCCACGATTATCGAAGTTTCGCCGGCCCCCGGCTGTGGCTCGCGCTCGGCCTGATGGTTGTTGGAGCGGGCGCGGAAGCATTCGGCCTGCTAATGGTCGTGCCGCTCGCGAGCGTTGCAATCGATCGTGGCGCTGACGGTTCAATGATCCTCGCCTCCTTCGGGTTTCGTAATGGCGGCGGTGCAGGCCAGTGGTTTGCGGCCGCCCTCGCCCTCTTCGTTGCGGCAATGGCACTGCGCGCCATCATATTGTTTGCTCGCGACCTGCTGCTCGCGCGGTTGCAGGCGGAGTATGAGGCCGATCTTCGGCTGAGAGCGGCCGCGACGCTTGCGGCCCGTGGCTGGCCCTTTGCAAGCCGGGTCGGCCAAGAGGGCATGCAGGCACTGCTGCTTACCGACGTTCCGCGGGCCGCCCAAGCTAGCGCCTATCTTCAGACGATCGCCCTGTCAGGCGCGATGCTGCTTGCGCAGTTTGCACTCGCCATATTTCTGTCGCCCATGCTGGCACTGGTTGCATTCGGCTTCATGCTGGCAGGGGGGCTCCTGTCAGCGCGCTTCGCGATCCGGGGCGTGCGTCGCGGGTTCGCGATAAGCGACAGTATGGAAGACAGCGCGGTTTCAGGCTTTCGCCTTCATGCCGGGCTTAAGTCCGCTCTGGCCCAGGGGGCTGTTGGGTCTTTTTTGCGCGAATACCGCACCTCGCTCTTCCGCGCCGCGCATCAATATGGCCAGTTCGCACGCGACTATTCGCTTTCTCGGCAAGCGATTGGGTTTGGCGCGGCCGTGGTGGCGGCTGTGCTCCTGCTCGTGGGGGTGCAAGTTCTCGCCTTGCCGTTCCCCGTGCTGATCGCGAGCCTCGTGCTGTTCGCGCGGATGAACGCCCCGGCGCAACTGCTGCAGCAAAGCATCCTGCAGGCGACGGCCCACGCCCCATCGTTCGCAGCGATCGAGCGCCGCCTTGGCGCACTTGAGCGCGATCCACCGGCGCCGGTTCAAGAGGCAGCCGGCGAGTGGGCCCGCCTCGAACTTGAAGATGTCGGCTATCATCATGCGAGCGGCCGCGGGCTCGCTCCGATTTCATGTTTCCTTGCGCGGGGAGAATGGCTCGCGCTCGTTGGACCGTCTGGCGCTGGCAAGACCACATTCGTCGATCTCGTTGCCGGTCTGCTCGAGCCAAGTTCCGGATCGATAAGCGTCGACGGCAAGCCGCTCCCTGCCGTCCTTACCGAATGGCAGGCAGGTATAGCGTACACCGGGCAGGACGGTGCGCTGTTCAACGACAGCATTCGGGGGAACCTAATGCCACCGCCCGGGTCCGATGACGCAGATTTATGGCGCGCGCTGGAAAATGTCGGTTTGGCCGAGCGTGTCCGAGCCTTTTCTACCGGTCTGAATCAAAGCGTAGGGGATCGGGGCAGTCAGCTGTCAGGCGGCGAGCGCCAGCGTCTCGTCATTGCGCGCGCTTTGCTGCGCAAGCCGAGACTACTCATTCTGGATGAAGCGACCGCCGCGCTGGACGCGGAGAGTGAGTCTGCGATTATCGAGCGCTTGCGCGCGCTCGACCCTCGTCCCGCAGCGCTGGTTGTCGCGCATCGGGAATCGACGCTCGCCCATTGCGATTCACGTCTTGCGATCCAACATCATTTGAGGCTGGACGATCCTGCTTTCGCGAACGAAACGACTTCAGCCCGCATTAACGTCGCTACCGCTAAGGGTAGCGCCAAGGAGTGA
- the purT gene encoding formate-dependent phosphoribosylglycinamide formyltransferase gives MYVATLMLLGSGELGREFAIAAKRLGCRVIACDRYENAPAMQVADASEVFSMLDGAALRAAVETHKPDVIIPEIEAIDTATLAMLEQEGWHVAPSAKAVQLTMNRDGIRDFAASQLGLVTSHYRFAETRDEAIAASAEVGLPCVVKPVMSSSGKGQSVAKKSDEVGGAWDYAVANMRGDRPRVIVEEFIKFDSEITLLTVATKDGVLFCAPVGHRQEAGDYRESWQPAQIPLEALQSARFQARKVVEALGGYGIFGVEFFVRGDQAIFSELSPRPHDTGMVTLISQFPNQFELHLRAVLELPITSIENFGPSASAVILADKERDNFAFDGLAEALSLGAPGNPVDLRIFAKPKTLENRRMGIALARSITTEDAVARAKAAAARVHIRYED, from the coding sequence ATGTATGTCGCCACCTTGATGCTGCTGGGCTCGGGCGAGCTCGGGCGCGAATTCGCGATTGCCGCAAAACGGCTGGGCTGCCGTGTGATCGCCTGCGACCGATATGAGAACGCCCCCGCGATGCAGGTGGCCGATGCCAGCGAGGTCTTCTCCATGCTCGATGGCGCCGCGCTGCGAGCCGCCGTCGAGACCCACAAGCCGGATGTCATCATCCCTGAAATCGAGGCGATCGACACGGCGACGTTGGCGATGCTGGAGCAGGAGGGTTGGCACGTCGCCCCGTCGGCGAAGGCCGTGCAGCTGACCATGAACCGCGATGGGATCCGCGATTTCGCGGCGAGCCAGCTCGGTCTCGTCACGTCGCATTATCGCTTTGCGGAAACGCGTGACGAAGCGATTGCGGCGTCTGCGGAGGTCGGCCTGCCGTGCGTCGTCAAGCCGGTGATGTCGAGTTCCGGCAAGGGACAGAGTGTCGCGAAGAAGTCCGACGAGGTCGGCGGCGCCTGGGATTACGCCGTCGCGAACATGCGCGGGGACCGTCCGCGCGTCATCGTTGAGGAGTTCATCAAGTTCGACAGCGAGATAACCCTGCTGACGGTGGCGACCAAGGACGGGGTTCTCTTCTGCGCACCCGTGGGCCACCGGCAGGAAGCGGGCGACTATCGCGAGAGCTGGCAGCCGGCGCAAATTCCGCTCGAAGCGCTGCAATCAGCCCGCTTCCAGGCGCGCAAGGTGGTCGAGGCGCTCGGCGGCTACGGAATCTTCGGCGTCGAATTTTTCGTCCGGGGCGACCAGGCGATTTTCTCCGAACTTTCCCCGCGGCCGCACGACACCGGGATGGTGACTCTGATTTCGCAATTCCCAAACCAGTTCGAGCTGCACCTGCGGGCGGTACTGGAACTGCCGATCACCTCCATCGAGAATTTTGGACCGTCAGCGTCGGCTGTCATCTTGGCGGACAAAGAGCGGGATAATTTCGCTTTCGATGGCCTCGCCGAAGCACTTTCCCTTGGTGCTCCCGGCAACCCCGTCGATCTTCGAATTTTCGCCAAGCCGAAAACGCTCGAGAATCGTCGCATGGGCATCGCGCTGGCGCGTAGTATTACGACCGAGGACGCGGTTGCCCGCGCCAAGGCTGCAGCCGCGCGCGTCCACATACGTTATGAGGATTGA
- a CDS encoding peptidylprolyl isomerase: protein MRSILLAATAAILIGAAPPKKLPTPNDIVAAAPPSAWKTIPADDLLVLDLTNGGRIVIQLAPAFAPVHVNNIKLLARGGYWNDATIYRVQDNYVAQWGLNESDKPWPAGVVAKPPAEYTRPLKGLKIKPLGSTDPYAPGAGFADGWPVAYSAKAGWADLTHCYGTVGVGRDLAPDTGTGGELYAIIGHGPRQLDRVIAIVGRVVEGIERFSTLPRGTEALGFYKDKAQYVPISSIRLASEIPANSRPSYEVMDTNSPTFAQYLKIRANRHDDFYTAPAGGVDLCNVGVPIRKKA, encoded by the coding sequence ATGCGCTCGATTTTGCTCGCTGCCACCGCCGCCATACTGATTGGCGCTGCGCCGCCAAAGAAGTTGCCGACACCCAATGACATCGTCGCCGCGGCGCCCCCGAGTGCCTGGAAAACGATTCCCGCCGACGATCTCTTGGTGCTGGACCTCACGAACGGCGGTCGGATCGTCATCCAGCTGGCGCCGGCTTTCGCCCCGGTCCACGTCAATAACATTAAGTTGCTGGCGCGCGGCGGCTATTGGAATGACGCCACAATCTATCGCGTGCAGGACAATTACGTTGCGCAATGGGGTTTGAACGAGAGTGACAAGCCTTGGCCGGCTGGAGTCGTCGCCAAGCCGCCGGCCGAATATACGCGGCCGCTTAAGGGATTGAAGATCAAGCCGCTGGGCTCAACCGACCCTTATGCGCCGGGTGCGGGTTTCGCCGATGGGTGGCCGGTGGCCTACAGCGCCAAGGCGGGTTGGGCTGACCTCACCCATTGCTATGGCACCGTGGGCGTTGGCCGCGATCTGGCGCCTGACACGGGCACGGGCGGAGAGCTCTACGCAATCATCGGCCATGGCCCGCGCCAGCTCGACCGCGTCATCGCCATCGTCGGCCGCGTCGTCGAGGGCATCGAGCGGTTCAGCACTCTGCCGCGCGGGACTGAAGCGCTGGGCTTTTATAAGGACAAGGCGCAATACGTGCCCATCTCGAGCATCAGGCTGGCTAGCGAAATCCCTGCAAACTCCCGTCCGTCGTACGAGGTGATGGACACCAACAGCCCGACCTTCGCGCAATATTTGAAGATTCGCGCCAACAGGCACGATGACTTCTACACCGCGCCGGCTGGTGGCGTTGACCTCTGCAATGTGGGCGTGCCGATCAGGAAGAAAGCGTGA
- a CDS encoding PilZ domain-containing protein: MSIRARIAEDREDDRRVSERTAVRLDATMRELGSTGTEARVLNISDRGFMAVTGSRFEVGARVWLMIPGRTRANAVVKWTAGDKIGAEFAELQTVAELTRLSNG; the protein is encoded by the coding sequence ATGTCGATACGGGCTCGGATCGCCGAGGACCGCGAAGATGATCGCCGGGTATCGGAGCGTACGGCGGTCAGGCTCGATGCGACTATGCGCGAATTGGGATCGACGGGCACCGAGGCCCGGGTCCTAAACATCTCCGATCGCGGATTCATGGCTGTCACCGGCTCGCGCTTCGAAGTCGGCGCCAGGGTCTGGCTCATGATCCCTGGACGCACCCGGGCCAACGCCGTCGTGAAATGGACGGCCGGCGACAAGATCGGCGCAGAATTCGCGGAACTGCAGACGGTAGCGGAACTTACTCGCTTGTCCAACGGCTGA
- a CDS encoding PilZ domain-containing protein: MRAAKWEFNVASGFFLDGSMIPRSEKRNIDERSEVRHPSASSTGVLEFRGRKHVVRLINVSASGAMVIFPNTPNIGERLLLQVLDRGVLWAQVRWVKDGRIGLSFAAD; this comes from the coding sequence ATGCGGGCCGCGAAGTGGGAGTTCAACGTGGCGTCCGGTTTCTTTCTCGATGGATCGATGATTCCGCGCTCGGAAAAGCGCAACATCGACGAACGGTCGGAAGTCCGTCATCCATCGGCATCGAGCACCGGCGTCCTCGAGTTCCGTGGGCGCAAGCACGTTGTCCGGCTCATCAACGTTTCTGCGTCAGGTGCCATGGTCATCTTTCCGAACACACCGAACATCGGGGAGCGGCTGCTTCTGCAGGTCCTGGACCGGGGCGTTCTATGGGCCCAGGTGCGCTGGGTGAAGGACGGCCGGATCGGCCTGTCCTTCGCGGCTGACTGA
- a CDS encoding L,D-transpeptidase family protein — translation MNKLVSALVVGFMASGAFVSAPALARIQPLGAAPPASPQTKGSGKTIAPDAPVPGNPDFKADNSQVQAQVAPPPLPPAMWDVPNALDLLAAINRSGADGLNPADYDPAGLQSAIQSGNPVLISTAATQRFNMLSNDLALGHIRKPARVDWFVVDNDLNAEKQDTLLRAALAQHNVSAALSSLLPSHPQYAALKNALAATSAEDIAKRDRIRLNLDRWRWLPRDLGNKYIIVNVPGFYATLVENGVNRWKQRAIAGKLSTPTPQLNATAVGVMLNPAWNVPKSIEKEAAGKKGFVPIKTPDGKRVLYWQQPPGPTNALGQLKFVMPNSKAIYLHDTNARSRFNDSARALSHGCIRTQHIVDLATELLGDDNGQWTPDKIQAALDSKKSVQANFVKPVPVYIVYFSSAGLNDGRIVDYKDLYGRDAKALAALKMRDGGASLAAPKSDVAAKPKPAQVANR, via the coding sequence ATGAACAAGTTGGTCTCGGCACTAGTAGTCGGTTTCATGGCTTCCGGCGCCTTCGTGAGTGCTCCAGCACTGGCGCGGATCCAGCCGTTGGGCGCTGCACCGCCCGCAAGCCCCCAAACCAAGGGTTCGGGCAAGACCATCGCGCCCGACGCGCCGGTGCCCGGAAATCCCGACTTCAAGGCCGACAATTCTCAGGTGCAGGCGCAAGTTGCGCCGCCTCCGCTGCCGCCTGCGATGTGGGACGTGCCGAACGCTCTCGATCTGCTTGCCGCTATCAATCGCTCCGGGGCGGACGGCCTCAATCCTGCCGACTACGACCCTGCTGGCCTGCAATCGGCAATCCAGAGCGGTAATCCGGTCCTCATCTCAACGGCTGCGACGCAGCGCTTCAACATGCTCTCGAACGACCTCGCACTCGGCCACATCCGCAAGCCGGCCCGCGTCGACTGGTTCGTGGTGGACAACGACCTGAACGCCGAAAAGCAGGATACCCTGCTGCGCGCGGCGCTTGCCCAGCATAATGTGTCAGCAGCACTTTCGTCGTTGCTACCCTCCCATCCCCAATATGCAGCGTTAAAAAATGCTCTCGCCGCCACTTCGGCGGAGGACATCGCCAAGCGTGATCGCATCCGTCTGAACCTCGACCGCTGGCGGTGGCTGCCGCGAGACCTCGGCAACAAGTACATCATCGTCAACGTACCGGGCTTCTACGCAACGCTTGTCGAAAATGGCGTCAATCGCTGGAAGCAGCGCGCCATCGCCGGCAAGTTGTCGACCCCGACGCCCCAACTTAACGCGACTGCGGTGGGCGTAATGCTCAACCCGGCATGGAATGTGCCGAAGAGCATCGAGAAGGAAGCGGCCGGGAAGAAGGGCTTCGTCCCGATCAAGACTCCCGACGGGAAGCGCGTACTTTATTGGCAGCAGCCGCCGGGACCGACCAATGCGCTTGGCCAGCTCAAGTTCGTGATGCCGAATTCCAAGGCGATCTACCTTCACGACACCAATGCGCGCAGTCGATTCAATGACAGCGCGAGGGCCCTAAGCCACGGCTGCATCCGAACGCAGCACATTGTCGACCTCGCGACTGAATTGCTTGGTGACGACAATGGCCAGTGGACGCCTGATAAAATCCAGGCCGCGCTCGACAGCAAGAAGTCGGTTCAGGCGAACTTCGTGAAGCCGGTGCCTGTCTACATCGTCTATTTCAGTTCGGCGGGCCTGAATGACGGGCGCATCGTCGACTACAAGGATCTTTACGGCCGCGATGCCAAGGCGCTCGCCGCTCTCAAGATGCGCGATGGTGGCGCGAGCCTAGCGGCACCGAAATCCGACGTTGCCGCCAAGCCAAAGCCGGCGCAGGTGGCGAACCGCTAA